The Fulvivirga ligni genome window below encodes:
- a CDS encoding HYC_CC_PP family protein — MRKLLSIFLASLMLMASTGVTLATHYCGGHAMSSEVMLGQHELGCGMQMDMKCSASSPLETIGKPIKKCCDNEYQTVSADDSVISKVAFDGINLQFLVAFSYTHFNLQPVNADVEYPQTIDPPPLLDQDLHILNQSFLL, encoded by the coding sequence ATGAGAAAACTATTATCCATATTCCTGGCGTCTTTGATGCTGATGGCTAGCACTGGGGTCACTCTGGCTACTCACTACTGTGGTGGGCATGCGATGAGCTCAGAGGTGATGCTTGGGCAGCACGAACTGGGCTGTGGTATGCAAATGGATATGAAATGCTCAGCTTCGTCCCCTTTAGAAACCATTGGTAAGCCTATCAAAAAATGCTGCGATAATGAATATCAGACCGTGAGTGCTGATGATTCTGTTATATCAAAAGTGGCCTTTGATGGTATTAACCTACAGTTTCTGGTTGCTTTTTCTTATACCCATTTTAATCTACAGCCGGTAAATGCCGATGTAGAGTATCCTCAAACCATTGATCCCCCTCCGTTGCTGGATCAGGATTTACATATCCTGAATCAGTCGTTTCTTTTATAA
- a CDS encoding ATP-binding cassette domain-containing protein translates to MDKLEIDGVTLMFSGRTILNDIYLQCKTTEIVGILGRNGTGKSCLMKMIFGSMKGEHQSVRISGEYHTQAFTVPNTIHFMPQDGFVFGRHTFQDLISIFELHPYLHEIYTIPEIQKNKGQKLKDLSYGMRKVMQILTVLYTPGKFAILDEPFSHLSPVMIEHIIPHIQAQSRAKGIILSDHLYETVFKVSTHLYVLSSCVLHAIEHEEDLVRFGYVKG, encoded by the coding sequence ATGGATAAGCTAGAAATTGACGGTGTTACCCTGATGTTCTCGGGCCGAACTATTCTGAATGACATATATCTGCAATGCAAAACCACAGAAATAGTAGGCATTTTAGGTCGGAATGGAACAGGAAAATCATGCCTAATGAAAATGATCTTCGGAAGCATGAAAGGGGAGCATCAATCAGTAAGGATCAGCGGAGAATATCATACTCAGGCCTTTACCGTACCCAATACTATTCATTTTATGCCGCAAGATGGTTTTGTTTTTGGTAGGCATACATTCCAGGATCTGATCTCTATTTTTGAACTACATCCTTATCTGCATGAAATTTACACAATACCAGAAATCCAGAAAAACAAAGGCCAGAAGCTTAAAGACCTTTCCTATGGCATGCGCAAAGTGATGCAAATTCTCACTGTACTTTACACACCAGGCAAATTTGCTATTCTCGACGAACCTTTCAGTCATCTATCTCCGGTGATGATAGAACACATCATCCCGCATATCCAGGCGCAATCAAGAGCAAAAGGAATTATATTATCTGACCACCTCTACGAAACTGTCTTTAAGGTGAGTACCCACCTATACGTGCTATCTTCCTGCGTACTCCACGCCATTGAGCATGAGGAGGATTTGGTGAGGTTTGGGTATGTGAAGGGGTAA
- a CDS encoding beta-mannosidase — protein MKYCYYLLAMLICFGCQTFNQEQALENTRIMREISQNWSYAQVNGELKGKATVPGTIHTDLLAEGKIKDPFYRTNEKDLQWIDKEDWVYTTSFELKANELKKSHLILDFKGLDTYADVYLNDSLLLKADNMFREWEVNILPVAKEGVNQLKVYLHSPINKGLAMLEASPYAYPAGNDQSENGGLGDKRVSIFTRKAGYHYGWDWGPRFVTSGIWRPVILKGWDDMRIRDVFIKQPSVTKEKASLEAQVTVQVDKAGTYNIAVSHENGELTSKELKLTEGENVVSLPFTMDNPKLWWSHGLGDAHMYNFKTSVSGNDMHDSYEVATGLRSLKLVREKDEDGESFLFELNGVRVFMKGANYIPNDNFLPRVDKAEYDKVIADAVNANMNMLRVWGGGIYENDYFYKLCDKNGLLVWEDFMFACSLYPDDSAFLNSVKQEAIDNVVRLRNHPSIALWCGNNEINTGWHYGSEGGWGWKKEYTTEQQEALQKGYLDVFHKILPEVVDQYTDGDDYWPSSPQAGYEWDQHAGYTSTSGDMHYWGVWHGLHPFEDFEKYKARFMSEYGFQSFPDFETVKKYAEPKDYDIESEVMAAHQRSGIGNLRIREYMSWEYNVPKDFKQFLYMSHVLQARGTKMAIEAHRRAMPYCMGTLYWQINDCWPVASWSSTDYTHKWKAMHYTVKKLYKPVMLSAFHNEGRLEVYGVSDFLEDKEGTLSLEIIDFDGKSIWKQDEDIALAANTSSKLFEWNYTHLLNSLDSTQSVLKMTFKAGDEELANNLYYFAKPKDQKLPTPELKIELVENDGKPALEISTDKLARDIYFNFPDKEAHFSDNYFDLLPGEKRVISIDGASGLSKDDLEIMHLGEIK, from the coding sequence ATGAAATATTGTTATTATCTGCTTGCCATGCTCATATGCTTTGGCTGCCAGACCTTTAATCAGGAACAAGCCCTGGAAAATACTCGTATTATGAGAGAGATTAGCCAGAACTGGTCATATGCACAGGTTAATGGAGAACTAAAAGGTAAAGCCACTGTGCCTGGCACTATTCACACGGATCTGTTAGCTGAAGGGAAAATTAAAGATCCCTTTTATCGCACCAATGAAAAAGACCTTCAATGGATAGATAAGGAAGACTGGGTGTATACCACATCTTTTGAGCTAAAGGCAAATGAACTTAAAAAATCACATTTGATACTGGACTTCAAAGGCCTGGATACCTATGCTGATGTTTACCTGAATGATTCGCTTCTTTTGAAGGCTGATAATATGTTTCGTGAGTGGGAGGTGAATATTCTTCCAGTAGCTAAGGAAGGTGTTAATCAGCTAAAAGTGTATTTACATTCTCCAATTAACAAAGGTTTAGCTATGCTTGAAGCTTCACCCTATGCTTACCCTGCTGGCAATGATCAATCAGAAAATGGTGGCCTTGGCGATAAGCGCGTTTCTATTTTCACCAGGAAAGCGGGCTATCACTACGGCTGGGACTGGGGTCCTCGCTTCGTTACCTCTGGCATTTGGAGACCTGTAATTTTAAAAGGTTGGGATGATATGCGCATTAGAGATGTGTTCATTAAGCAACCTTCTGTAACCAAAGAAAAGGCCTCACTTGAAGCTCAAGTAACCGTGCAGGTGGATAAGGCAGGAACTTATAACATAGCTGTTTCTCATGAAAATGGAGAGCTTACCTCAAAAGAGTTAAAACTTACAGAAGGTGAGAACGTGGTATCACTTCCATTTACCATGGATAACCCCAAATTATGGTGGTCTCACGGTCTGGGTGATGCGCACATGTATAATTTCAAAACATCCGTATCAGGGAATGATATGCATGACAGCTACGAGGTGGCTACCGGCCTGAGAAGTTTGAAATTAGTGAGAGAAAAGGATGAGGACGGAGAGTCATTCCTTTTTGAACTTAATGGAGTAAGAGTATTCATGAAGGGCGCTAACTACATTCCTAATGATAATTTTCTTCCTCGTGTTGATAAAGCTGAATATGATAAGGTGATAGCAGATGCGGTTAATGCTAACATGAATATGCTTCGTGTTTGGGGTGGTGGAATTTATGAGAATGACTACTTCTATAAACTATGCGATAAAAATGGACTTCTGGTTTGGGAGGATTTCATGTTCGCCTGCTCGTTATACCCAGACGATAGTGCTTTTTTAAATAGCGTAAAACAAGAGGCCATTGATAATGTAGTCCGTTTGAGAAATCATCCGTCTATAGCTCTTTGGTGTGGGAATAATGAAATTAACACTGGCTGGCACTATGGTTCTGAAGGTGGCTGGGGTTGGAAAAAGGAATATACCACAGAACAACAGGAAGCATTACAAAAAGGCTACTTAGATGTGTTCCATAAAATTTTACCTGAAGTGGTGGATCAATATACAGATGGAGATGACTATTGGCCTTCATCACCTCAGGCAGGTTATGAGTGGGACCAGCATGCCGGCTATACTTCTACCTCAGGAGATATGCACTATTGGGGTGTGTGGCATGGCCTTCATCCATTTGAAGATTTTGAAAAGTATAAAGCCCGTTTCATGAGTGAGTATGGCTTTCAGTCATTTCCTGATTTTGAAACCGTAAAAAAATATGCGGAGCCAAAAGATTATGACATTGAATCTGAAGTAATGGCCGCTCACCAGCGCAGTGGTATTGGCAACTTGAGAATAAGAGAGTACATGAGTTGGGAATATAACGTACCGAAAGACTTTAAACAGTTTTTGTATATGAGCCACGTGTTGCAGGCCAGGGGAACAAAAATGGCCATTGAAGCACACCGAAGAGCCATGCCTTACTGTATGGGAACATTGTATTGGCAGATTAATGACTGCTGGCCTGTAGCCAGCTGGAGTAGCACCGACTATACCCATAAATGGAAAGCCATGCACTACACAGTGAAAAAGCTATATAAACCAGTAATGCTCAGCGCTTTCCATAATGAAGGAAGATTAGAAGTTTACGGAGTATCAGATTTCCTAGAAGATAAAGAAGGAACGCTTTCTCTTGAAATAATTGACTTCGACGGTAAAAGCATCTGGAAACAGGATGAAGACATTGCTCTAGCTGCCAACACCAGTTCCAAGCTCTTTGAATGGAATTACACTCACTTATTGAACAGCCTCGATTCAACTCAATCTGTGCTAAAAATGACCTTCAAAGCAGGTGACGAAGAGCTGGCAAATAACCTTTATTATTTTGCTAAACCTAAAGACCAGAAACTACCAACACCAGAACTAAAAATAGAACTGGTAGAAAATGACGGAAAACCTGCACTGGAAATCTCAACAGATAAGCTAGCCAGAGATATATATTTCAACTTCCCAGACAAAGAAGCTCATTTCTCTGATAACTATTTTGATCTCTTACCAGGAGAAAAACGAGTAATATCCATAGATGGTGCTAGTGGACTATCTAAAGATGACTTGGAAATTATGCATTTGGGTGAAATTAAGTGA
- a CDS encoding serine hydrolase domain-containing protein, producing MKPLTFSLVYLLILLPIINSGAQDNSTALMMSKGSLEEAGINKDSIAHLLDDISNIAQHDFRGLVVIKDNKIVIEEYYNTFWRNSILDIRSAGKSVTALLLGVAIKDGLVKSLDQDLYSFFPKNKYPTITEDYKNINLRHLLNMSSGLDADSDDSHTKGNASNWIAKDNWKDYILSIPLTAKPGSKWVYADINPLLIAAVIEEKSGMSLRDYANEKLFAPLGIEQFYWYTNRSNQTGAAGNLYISTLDFAKLGMLVANEGSWNNEQLIDFKYMQNLITSEFFNISENNPYADAYGMLWYKSHRTFGHKKIDYLFASGNGGNHLIVIPSENMIIALTSSAYGQVYAHKRAYNIMSRVLAAVE from the coding sequence ATGAAACCACTAACCTTCTCTCTAGTATATTTATTAATTCTATTACCTATAATCAACTCAGGTGCTCAGGATAACAGCACAGCTTTAATGATGAGTAAAGGTTCCTTAGAAGAAGCGGGAATAAATAAGGATTCGATTGCTCATCTTTTAGATGATATATCCAACATCGCACAGCATGATTTCAGAGGATTGGTGGTGATCAAGGATAATAAGATAGTTATAGAGGAATATTATAATACCTTTTGGAGGAATTCTATCCTGGATATTCGTTCTGCAGGTAAGAGTGTAACGGCACTTTTGTTAGGTGTGGCTATTAAGGATGGTTTGGTGAAAAGCCTTGATCAGGATTTATATTCCTTTTTTCCCAAGAATAAATATCCTACCATAACTGAAGATTATAAAAACATTAACTTAAGACATCTCCTCAATATGTCATCAGGGTTGGATGCTGACTCAGACGACTCGCACACCAAAGGCAATGCATCTAACTGGATTGCCAAAGACAACTGGAAGGACTATATTCTGAGTATTCCTCTAACGGCTAAGCCAGGATCCAAATGGGTTTATGCAGATATTAATCCATTGCTAATTGCTGCTGTTATTGAAGAGAAATCAGGGATGAGTCTTAGAGATTATGCAAATGAAAAGCTTTTCGCGCCACTAGGAATAGAGCAATTCTATTGGTACACAAATCGCTCTAATCAAACTGGTGCAGCTGGCAACCTTTATATCTCAACATTAGATTTCGCCAAACTTGGAATGTTAGTAGCCAATGAAGGTAGTTGGAATAATGAGCAGCTTATCGATTTCAAGTACATGCAAAACCTAATAACCTCTGAATTTTTTAATATCTCGGAAAACAACCCTTATGCTGATGCCTATGGAATGCTATGGTATAAATCACATCGAACATTTGGGCATAAAAAAATAGACTATCTATTTGCTTCAGGAAACGGAGGCAACCACCTAATAGTTATACCAAGTGAAAATATGATAATAGCGCTCACCTCGAGCGCTTATGGTCAGGTGTATGCTCATAAAAGAGCGTATAATATTATGAGTAGAGTCTTGGCTGCAGTTGAGTAA
- a CDS encoding carbohydrate-binding protein, with protein MKHFKTKLLLSAICALLISISSFAQVDCYQIVGYFPSWQGSPSNLDYSKYTHINYSFAIPNSNGTIPAVENSGKLVDLVNQAHANNTKVLLAIGGWLSSSPSSTPFESIATNQSAINQFVNACENLVNQYNLDGIDIDWEYPTAQSRWNALMRPLGTRIHGMGKMLTAAVSAGSYFGNGYGDLSMLDLVNIMAYDCNCPTNSPYSQAVDALNYWTGRGVPQNKRMLGVPFYSSDNNTSLHVQKANLAKSSAGGIMIWEISTYGDITAIYNTLGNVCSGDNNPNPSTYYPVPGTVCAANYSNMSGVQKESTSDGNCGQSVGYIDTGDWMTFNVNVASSGTYTVRYRVASQSGGGSIRLEQAGGGAVYGNINVPSTGGWQTWTTISQQIQLSAGQQQIGVAVPSGGFNLNYIEFSTNTGGGTTYVQAEDYAYMSGVQVEATTDASGGQNVGYIDANDWMSYTGVNIASSGNYTIGFRVASQSGGGTLQFEQAGGGTVYGSIGVPSTGGWQTWTTIYMNVYLNAGSQGFGIKALAGGWNINWFSITPAGGSAARVSNDELVNENMALSKPYPNPFEREVAIPVNAKDGAPFQLQIYNISGKLIRAFDNKDLQEGSQEVIWSGTDSRGNTVSNGIYFYNLTTQSGSTSGKLMKGAN; from the coding sequence ATGAAACACTTTAAAACTAAACTACTGTTAAGTGCTATTTGCGCTTTGCTGATCAGCATATCATCATTCGCACAAGTAGACTGTTATCAAATTGTGGGATATTTCCCATCCTGGCAAGGGTCACCGTCTAACCTGGATTATAGCAAGTACACACATATTAATTACAGCTTTGCCATACCTAACTCTAACGGAACTATTCCTGCAGTTGAAAATTCCGGCAAGCTTGTGGATCTGGTAAACCAGGCTCATGCGAATAACACCAAAGTTTTACTAGCCATAGGAGGGTGGTTGAGTTCGTCGCCGAGTAGCACACCTTTTGAGTCCATTGCAACTAATCAATCTGCTATTAATCAGTTCGTTAATGCTTGTGAAAATTTAGTTAATCAATATAACCTGGATGGTATTGATATTGACTGGGAGTATCCTACGGCACAAAGCCGCTGGAATGCTTTGATGAGACCATTAGGAACCAGAATTCACGGCATGGGAAAAATGCTGACTGCGGCCGTATCTGCTGGCTCTTATTTTGGTAATGGCTATGGTGATCTTTCCATGCTAGATCTGGTAAATATTATGGCTTATGATTGTAATTGTCCTACTAACTCTCCTTATAGTCAGGCAGTTGATGCACTGAATTATTGGACAGGCAGAGGTGTGCCTCAAAACAAAAGAATGCTGGGCGTGCCGTTTTACAGCAGCGATAATAACACTAGTCTGCATGTGCAAAAAGCAAATCTGGCCAAGTCAAGTGCTGGTGGTATCATGATCTGGGAAATATCCACTTACGGAGATATAACGGCCATTTATAATACCCTTGGTAATGTATGTAGTGGTGACAATAACCCGAACCCATCTACTTATTATCCTGTTCCGGGTACCGTTTGTGCTGCTAACTATAGTAATATGAGTGGTGTTCAAAAAGAGTCTACTTCAGACGGTAATTGTGGTCAAAGTGTAGGCTACATTGATACTGGCGACTGGATGACTTTCAATGTAAATGTTGCCAGCAGCGGAACGTATACTGTAAGATATCGCGTGGCTAGCCAAAGCGGTGGTGGTAGTATCAGGCTTGAGCAAGCAGGTGGTGGAGCGGTGTATGGTAATATCAATGTGCCTTCAACAGGTGGATGGCAGACCTGGACCACCATTTCTCAGCAGATACAACTATCAGCAGGTCAGCAGCAGATAGGTGTAGCGGTGCCTTCCGGCGGATTTAATTTAAATTACATTGAATTTTCGACAAATACAGGCGGTGGCACCACTTACGTGCAGGCTGAAGATTATGCCTACATGAGCGGAGTGCAAGTGGAAGCCACTACTGATGCCAGTGGAGGCCAAAATGTAGGCTATATAGATGCCAATGACTGGATGTCTTACACTGGGGTGAATATTGCTTCAAGTGGTAATTATACCATTGGCTTCCGCGTGGCTAGTCAAAGTGGTGGCGGTACACTGCAGTTTGAGCAAGCTGGAGGTGGAACAGTTTATGGATCAATAGGCGTGCCTTCTACAGGCGGCTGGCAGACCTGGACTACGATTTATATGAATGTTTATCTCAATGCAGGATCACAAGGCTTTGGAATTAAGGCACTTGCTGGCGGTTGGAATATCAACTGGTTCTCTATTACTCCAGCTGGAGGCAGCGCAGCCAGAGTTAGTAATGACGAGTTAGTTAACGAAAATATGGCATTATCCAAGCCGTATCCTAACCCATTTGAAAGGGAGGTGGCCATTCCTGTTAATGCCAAAGACGGAGCGCCATTCCAACTTCAGATTTATAATATATCTGGCAAGCTAATCCGGGCTTTTGATAATAAAGACCTGCAGGAGGGAAGCCAAGAAGTGATCTGGAGTGGAACTGATAGCCGTGGAAATACAGTTTCTAACGGTATTTATTTCTATAACCTCACCACCCAAAGCGGCAGTACTTCAGGTAAACTGATGAAAGGCGCGAATTAA